The Lathyrus oleraceus cultivar Zhongwan6 chromosome 5, CAAS_Psat_ZW6_1.0, whole genome shotgun sequence genome includes the window AACTTCTCTTCACATCCAATAAACACCGAATTGGCGGAAAGCCAATCCATCCCCATAACCACATCAACCTTCTTAAGTGGCAAACAAATAAGATCAATCTGGAAAATTCTACCATTCACCGAGAGcgaacaattttcacaaatcaacgGTGTCTCAACTACATCATCCATGGAGGTAGTAACCACCATAGGAGGAGACAAGGGAATTGCTTGCAAGCCAAGATGCTTTATGCACCAAATTGATATAAAAGAGTGTGTCGCCTCGCAATTAAACAATACAAAACAAGGATGATTATTGACGAGACACATACCAACAATTAAGGCATTGTTGCTCTTAGCCTTCCTTGCATCCAAAGTATAAACTCGACCAGTGCTCCTCCCCTGCATCTAATTCTTATTTTGAGGACACTCCATAGACATGTGTCCCTTCCTTTGACAAGTAAAACACCTAATTCCACTTACAACACACCTTCCAAAATGAAACTTCCTACATACTTGACATTGAGGAGGATTGTTAGGTCTTGCATGTTGCACCTGTTTTCCTTTGAAAGCCTGTGATCTAGGCCTAAACTGGCTACCTGGCCTCCCTTGGTCTCTATGTCCACTCCTATACTGATCCCTTTCTTCTTGAACTTTCTTCAAACTGTTCTCAGCTACATAACATTGCCTTAACAATTCCGCATAAGTAGTGAATTCCCTTTGAGATACACTATGAGAAATTTCACCCCTCATACAAAAAAGAAACTGATCAATCTTCCACCTCTCATCAGGTGTGTATGTGGCCTGCCTAGAGTAAGCAGCCATGTATTTGAACTTCTCACCATACGCAGCTACTGACATAGTACCCTGTCTAAGCTGCTGAAACTCAAACTCTTTCTGAGTCCTCAAAGAACTAGGAAAATACTTATCCAGGAAAATAGTCTTAAAATGCTCCCAATCTCTAGGTACTCCCTAACTAGTCATGAGTGTCGAAGCACTCTCCCACCATCTCACAACTGGACCCTTCATCACGTGAGAAGCAAACACAACCTTATTTTCTTCACTACAATGCACTATCTGAAAAATCCTTTCCATACTGGTTATCCACTACTGAGCCTTCACAAGATTCAACCCACCATGGAATTCAGGAGGATTCATGCGGAAGAAATCTCGGAAACTACCACCTGCAGCTTCCTGTGGAACCCCTTGAGGATGCAAACCACCATTCCACTGCTGCATCATCTGTTGCATGAATTGGTTCTATTGCAGTTGCATCTGTTGCACAAACTGAGGCCATTGAAAACCTTCACTACCACTTGGCGGTTCAAAGTCTGAATTCTGGGTTATGGGTCTACCACGACCTTTGCGTCTGTCAGCCATGATCCTGAATGTCATACAAATAGGATTAAGTTTACCAGGCTCAATACTATGAATATAACACCAAGGAGATGACAACCCACATATGAGGCAGAAAGAAATACTTATAATATTTCATGGCTAGGTTGAGGATACAACCTactctgataccaactgtaacacccacatataatatatgtctagaatacaaATTATACATAGGGTAAAACTTGTACTGAAATACATTAGCGCCTATCGGCATGGTGTACATATACATACATATCCCAAAGAAACGTAACATGGCACAAAATGTACACAAAAGTGCCCAAAATAAAACAACTAGATCTAGATCACTAAACATTGACCCCAAAATATATGTACAGCGGAGTAACCATCATCGATCAGGTAGGCAAGACATCACCCTATCTTGCCCTTACCCTTCTCCTgctcagaaccacctgaaaaataatcaacaacatggggtgagataataatctcagtgggttccctatcttatgggccgactcggctctacagggttttctaatcaatattcatTTTTTCTAACAATATacaactcaagtcaacaagggaacgaagacttgaaCGATGAGGAAACTAACTCAcaatgtatggcaacatgcacctgagttctcaaaattcaaccacgatcattattcagatcacaATGCATCAATTCCtgaacggacttacgtctaagccaggtccgattcatgcatgctcgtatgattcgactttcacgatggatatcaggttcccctatgggactcgaacccacttttGAGAACCgtcactcgtatgggactcgaacccacttttGGGAACCgtcactcgtatgggactcgagcccactttgagtctctttcaccgtatggggctctaacccacttaggtgtccacctttcccccatgtccaccatggttgggactcaaacccaattgaggctcgaatcatcggtcccacatcccaatgcttactcatctaagcataccaaatagagatgtgtaccatcacaggaaacacacattctgaatacatgatcggttccacaaatcatcggttccacgaaccataacaaaatccATCAATTACAGATGccttcattcaccataatataCAACAATAACATgacatgttccatacaatgcgtctcacTCTCAAACACAACAACCATTCatccacgacctccacataagcaTCGTACGGAATGAATACTGTATTCTCATATTATCTAGGTTATAAACCTAACTCATGACCTAATTTCAATCCTAGGTCAACTCACTAGATTCATCATACAATTTTCACCATTGGCATATATTCAATATAAGCATAGCATCACAAATGATTAATGGTTGGAAGAATGCATTTAGAAACACttaagaaatggattttgaagtttttaacataagtcaatcgattggttgggaATGCCCAATCGATTAGTTCCTctcacatttctgtttttcaaagtttgctgaggatcaatcgattgaacctgagtgtcaatcgattggctcaCTAAATTTTTTCCATTGTTCATATACAAAAAGTTTATGCAATCGATTGTAATGCACCGTCAATCGATTGGTCTTGTAAACAATCACATTTTTCTGCAAAACAAAGGTTGTGCAATCGATTGGTTGcagggaccaatcgattggtccacACACATTTTCACATTTCCACTTCACAAACACCATTTTTCCTCTATTATTCCATTTCTAACAAAATACCACTTCTTCTTCCAATAAAACCCATCATACTACATGTTCTTATACACATATAAATCAAGGATTCCAAGCTCACAATCACAAAGATTTCAAGGTCATAATCACAACCAATCATTTTACCACAACCATAACAAATCATGTTATCACAACAATCATAAAGAACATATCAAGCACATGTTCATAAAATAACAACATCAAGAGAAATATTCATCACATAACATTGATTGTCATGATTTGTCTATGATTCTACAATCCTAATCTTCTAGAAATCTAtggtttctaactagaacccacctcaagaaTGGAAGAAGagaagttgttgaagatgagatgatgatgatggagatgatggtgttggttccaagctttcttcttcttcttcttcttcttcttcctcttctccACTAGCCTTGCTTTCTCTTCTTCTACCTTTCCCTTGAGCTACTTCTTTCCACACTAACCTTCTGATACATAGAGAAAATGAAATGGCTTATGGTAGGTAGTAACATGTGGTGGTGAGTGAGTCAAAGATCATAAGCAAGTGGCCAAGAGAATGTGTGGTATGGAAGTGGTTAGTAGTAACAAAAAAATCTCAAGTGTCACTAAACTTGTATTATTTGTTCTACCAGAtctattgacccattattagtgttaccaaaatgccccaattaataaaatgccaaacccaattaatattaattaagtcaacctgaactcactatttactctatttatcgcaattgataacttttagagcacataggaacttaattgatctcaattaataggaatttaggtatttaaggaaatacggggtattacatttaacaacaaaattttcattattacaaatattcaatcaaattttataggtttaaaagcattattttaatcatttacacaattcaataaaatttcatgggtttaacctaaacattttcatcattcacacaactcaatcaaatttcatgggttttacaacaacattttcattattcacacaattcaatcaaatttcatgggtttaactgcataattttcatcattcccacaattcaatcaaatttcatgggtttaacaacaacattttcatcattcacacaattcaatcaaatttcattggtttaacatcaacattttcattgttcacacaattcaatcaattttcatgggtttaacctcaacattttcatcattcacataattcaataaaaaattcatgggtttaacaacaatttttttatcattcacacaattcaatcaaatttcaagggtttaatatgaacattttcatcattcacacaattcaatcaaatttcatgagtttaacctcaacattttagtcattcacacaattcaatcaaatttcatgggtttaacaacaacattttcattattcacataattcaatcaaatatcGTGGATTTAGTAGGAACATTTTCATgattcaaacaattcaatcaaatttcatgggtttaacaacaaccTTTTTATATTTcaccaattcaatcaaatttcatgggtttaacatcaacattttcatcattcgtATAATTCAATTTGATGGGTTTAatatcaacattttcatcattcacacaattgaatcaaatttcatgggttttaacaccaacactttcatcattcccacaattttatcaattttcatggatttaatagcaacatgttcatcattcagacaattcaatcaaatttcatgggtttaacaacaacattttcatcattcacacaattcaatcaaatttcattggtttaacatcaacattttcattgttcacacaattcaatcaattttcatgggtttaacctcaacattttcatcattcacataattcaataaaaaattcatgggtttaagaacaatttttttatcattcacacaattcaatcaaattttaagGGTTTAATAtgaacattttcatcattcacacaattcaatcaaatttcatgagtttaacctcaacattttagtcattcacacaattcaatcaaatttcatgggtttaacaacaacatttacatcattcacataattcaatcaaatatcGTGGATTTAGTAGGAACATTTTCATgattcaaacaattcaatcaaatttcatgggtttaacaacaaccTTTTTATATTTcaccaattcaatcaaatttcatgggtttaacatcaacattttcatcattcgtATAATTTAATTTGATGGGTTTAatatcaacattttcatcattcacacaattgaatcaaatttcatgggttttaacaccaacactttcatcattcccacaattttatcaattttcatggatttaatagcaacatgttcatcattcagacaattcaataaagtttcatgggtttaacaacaactttttcatcattaccacaattcaatcaaatttcatgggttaacaacaacattttcgtcattcccacaattcaatcaaatttcatgggtttaacagcaacattttcatcattcacacaattcaatcaaatttcttgggtttaacaacaacattttcatcattcacacaattcaatcgaat containing:
- the LOC127081024 gene encoding uncharacterized protein LOC127081024 → MMQQWNGGLHPQGVPQEAAGGSFRDFFRMNPPEFHGGLNLVKAHSLRTQKEFEFQQLRQGTMSVAAYGEKFKYMAAYSRQATYTPDERWKIDQFLFCMRGEISHSVSQREFTTYAELLRQCYVAENSLKKVQEERDQYRSGHRDQGRPGSQFRPRSQAFKGKQVQHARPNNPPQCQGRSTGRVYTLDARKAKSNNALIVGMCLVNNHPCFVLFNCEATHSFISIWCIKHLGLQAIPLSPPMVVTTSMDDVVETPLICENCSLSVNGRIFQIDLICLPLKKVDVVMGMDWLSANSVFIGCEEKLIIIPSREATPKDVLTTYYLGR